The following are encoded together in the Candida orthopsilosis Co 90-125, chromosome 5 draft sequence genome:
- a CDS encoding Pfa5 protein (S. cerevisiae homolog PFA5 has protein-cysteine S-palmitoleyltransferase activity and localizes to plasma membrane), with the protein MTVDAWFKVRLFIIPLGIVLGLGYLNFALNYSLGYQEIYIHHSHGVAITLWCLSGLCQVISFVYWGLILYVGPGKSPKFPLFDIYQEGNKDILPLPDLFFCDKFGFPFYDSHTQSLRIERSFYSKYVGYNVLKFDHFCLWIGSSIGLTNYLFFMKFCIWFLSFFIIMLVYVSRYTKSSINSGEINHNFILLYIMSGFWILCISALFISHVLYVCQNMTTLDDISIKQKIRYQRWKNRRTENEGKSGEQLHCLAPKQPRKEKGKRYVSVKKDNIRLVVEFDVTECPFNMGWRRNWINLVLNGNRTKGKDEQYYTTFRFIQAMVVLAVPFAEIPFELRRRRALSDLESNANGVERKIAEFIFYSNEVSPEFLNMIEDKIEKRECYIPSYFLAKSGLK; encoded by the coding sequence ATGACTGTTGATGCATGGTTCAAGGTTCGACTATTCATAATTCCACTAGGGATCGTATTAGGATTAGGGTATCTTAATTTTGCATTGAATTACTCATTAGGATATCAAGAAATATATATCCATCATTCACATGGGGTTGCTATAACTCTTTGGTGCTTATCAGGACTTTGCCAGGTTATTTCATTTGTCTACTGgggattgattttgtatgTTGGTCCTGGGAAATCTCCCAAGTTTCCGCTTTTCGACATTTATCAAGAAGGTAATAAAGATATTCTACCGTTGCCTGATTTATTCTTTTGTGATAAGTTTGGATTCCCGTTTTATGATTCCCATACCCAATCTTTACGAATTGAGAGATCATTTTATTCCAAATACGTTGGATACAAtgtattgaaatttgatcattttTGTCTTTGGATTGGAAGTAGCATTGGTTTGACAAattatttgttttttatgaaattttgcatcTGGTTCTTGAGcttctttatcatcatGTTGGTCTATGTTAGTCGCTACACGAAGCTGTCTATAAACCTGGGCGAaatcaaccacaatttcattttgttaTATATTATGAGTGGGTTTTGGATCTTGTGTATCAGTGCACTTTTCATTTCCCATGTTTTGTATGTTTGCCAAAATATGACCACTTTGGATGATATTTCGATAAAGCAGAAGATTAGATATCAACGATGGAAGAATAGACGGACGGAAAACGAAGGAAAAAGTGGTGAGCAGCTACATTGTCTAGCTCCAAAGCAAccaagaaaagagaaaggaAAGAGATATGTTAGCGTGAAGAAGGATAACATCAGATTGGTTGTCGAATTTGACGTCACAGAATGTCCTTTCAATATGGGATGGAGAAGgaattggatcaatttgGTGCTCAATGGTAATAGGACTAAAGGAAAGGATGAACAATACTACACTACATTCAGATTCATACAAGCGATGGTTGTATTAGCTGTACCATTTGCTGAAATCCCATTTGAATTACGTCGAAGAAGAGCTCTCTCTGACTTGGAGAGTAATGCAAACGGTGTTGAAAGAAAGATTGCAGAGTTCATCTTTTATTCCAACGAAGTCAGTCCCGAGTTTCTAAATATGATAGAAGATAAGATCGAAAAAAGGGAGTGTTATATCCCAAGCTACTTTTTGGCAAAAAGTGGACTAAAGTGA
- a CDS encoding Rba50 protein (S. cerevisiae homolog RBA50 has role in transcription from RNA polymerase II promoter and to cytoplasm) produces the protein MDFVGEIIEHEIEPPSEPTPFNAPTGFPDPQMVKKVSRWKQKQSKSPTSELPPQDEPTTELTEAEKIDKENRERMAKMSESEILQERQEILTQLDPNLVRSLLKRSNKKKQDERSEQHTTSHDHDHHEHAEGYNGWIGGMKTAKGLTDLSQLEKKEVDKALGLDSERKVRFDDDKVERIACLEPDNNNDMQVESDLDAIAPEDYQLNQGEDEEMHESTSNVHFTKPGQDDLDLDDPEFFDKLHEKYFPDLPKETEKLSWMTKPLPKQVSTTYESISDMRFDFNGNLVQINIDEEKDDSQGIPTYLGLHHHSENPHMAGYTLSELVHLSRSVVPGQRCISIQTLGRILHKLGKHELGIIPVAETEENRDIKEMVQTFEKMMWDLIEELRIIDSITEAADEKYTKNLSVRSYAIEALYLIKTGK, from the coding sequence ATGGACTTTGTTGGAGAGATTATAGAACACGAGATCGAACCTCCCTCGGAACCAACTCCGTTCAATGCACCTACTGGATTTCCTGACCCTCAAATGGTAAAAAAAGTTTCACGATGGAAACAAAAGCAATCAAAATCGCCTACATCTGAATTGCCACCCCAAGATGAACCCACAACTGAGCTTACTGAGGCggaaaaaattgataaagagAACCGTGAAAGAATGGCCAAGATGTCAGAAAGTGAAATATTGCAGGAAAGGCAAGAAATTTTGACTCAACTAGATCCAAATCTTGTTCgaagtttgttgaagagatcaaacaagaaaaagcAAGATGAACGTAGTGAACAACATACAACTAGCCATGATCATGATCACCATGAACATGCCGAAGGATATAATGGATGGATCGGTGGAATGAAAACTGCAAAAGGATTGACGGATTTAtctcaattggaaaagaaagaggtGGATAAAGCTTTAGGATTGGATTCAGAGCGTAAAGTGAGATtcgatgatgataaagtCGAAAGGATAGCGTGCCTTGAACCTGATAATAACAATGACATGCAAGTTGAGCTGGATTTAGATGCAATTGCTCCAGAAGATTACCAGCTAAATCAAGGGGAGGATGAAGAGATGCACGAGAGTACTTCAAACGTACATTTCACTAAACCAGGTCAAGATGATTTAGATTTAGACGATCCTGAATTTTTCGATAAGCTACatgaaaaatattttccCGATCTACCCAAAGAGACCGAAAAGCTATCATGGATGACAAAACCATTGCCAAAGCAAGTCTCCACTACTTATGAGAGTATATCCGACATgagatttgatttcaatggaAACTTGGTTCAGATTAATatagatgaagaaaaagacgATTCACAAGGTATACCGACGTACCTTGGTCTACATCACCATTCAGAAAATCCACATATGGCAGGTTACACATTGAGTGAATTGGTTCATTTGTCGCGATCAGTTGTACCTGGTCAACGATGTATCAGTATACAAACACTAGGAAGGATACTACACAAATTAGGCAAACATGAGTTAGGTATTATACCAGTTGCTGAAACTGAGGAAAATCGGGATATTAAAGAAATGGTACAGACTTTTGAGAAAATGATGTGGGATTTGATTGAGGAGTTGAGAATTATTGATAGTATTACTGAAGCTGCAGATGAAAAGTATACCAAGAACTTGTCAGTTCGTAGTTATGCTATTGAAGCGTTGTATCTAATCAAAACTGGAAAGTAG
- a CDS encoding Sef2 zinc cluster protein (required for normal resistance to copper in C. albicans), translated as MIMSLQSQNRLKLIIPKQRSKTDKILKTCTRCRQHKTKCDAFQTNPNPCTHCFKKNVNCNLEILSKPTGRVKTLDIVERLSCEVSDLKELMTDLIQRRNDLVELLIERGKQIEQEASIQCHKQQQEQQELQKPSLKRIYTPPVSTMQSCLNTPYTSPESTIDLYTEADGESPNVSDTSKYTIKANYKVKPISITHKQAQFYFTNYERNFNKYLPIFPDEFFQSTNLIEFHKENELTFWCIILTSHLNQYEQANEYKSLAEHVKSLVVDKCWFNTPRSVYIISSLLILTTWPLPNHQHTKIADNLSVKFISLMKSLSYQFGLHKLEFINEFSHKTKINLSQEVNLNNRIRERIYKFVNINSNYWLINLGLSNNNYNGFNQDYILNKASNIDIHDSSIASSSINDHYINCLLKISMIQSKLNENMNALIGDSLEFGEDHMTMKMLPNQLNTTKLINFNMFEIIIDDLKKTLSMVDQEENSDNNNDNDSFCGDLSNLIQMSIAYSKLQLFVYSLSKSDIPLQEYRVYIKKLVSCCMEIMQLSQSQQTNYLDLPIYFKFPIELTLLTLLRIFKSPILHIIDEYNEIKTCFNKVYETVFKFKNWQFMTTKLYRLIEMFDKLSREFVISQSVNEETKNENDAVVTTGDFFLITKMKNYLVSSLQYEMIWLIYQHEHVQKGNEDTSAQQLSLQQWNSIGVYDNQLIEYLKTNESILNP; from the coding sequence ATGATCATGTCATTACAATCACAGAATCGTCTTAAACTAATAATACCTAAACAAAGATCCAAGACTGATAAGATACTCAAAACATGTACTCGATGTCGACAACACAAGACCAAATGTGATGCTTTTCAAACTAATCCCAACCCATGTACTCATTGTTTCAAGAAAAATGTCAATTgtaatttggaaattcttAGTAAACCAACAGGTAGGGTAAAGACGTTGGATATAGTTGAACGATTATCATGTGAAGTTAGTGATTTGAAGGAACTCATGACTGATCTAATACAGCGAAGAAATGACCTTGttgagttgttgattgagAGGggaaaacaaattgaacaagaggCTAGTATACAGTGtcataaacaacaacaagaacaacaagagCTACAGAAACCAAGTCTTAAGAGGATATATACACCGCCAGTCTCTACAATGCAATCATGTCTTAATACCCCATACACGTCACCTGAATCTACAATTGACCTATATACGGAAGCAGATGGAGAGAGCCCGAATGTATCTGACACTTCCAAGTACACAATCAAAGCTAATTACAAAGTTAAACCAATATCTATTACCCATAAACAAGCACAGTTTTATTTCACGAATTATGAACgcaatttcaacaaatattTACCAATATTTCCTGATGAATTCTtccaatcaacaaacttaATTGAGTTCcacaaagaaaatgaattaACTTTCTGGTGTATTATCTTGACATCACATTTAAACCAATATGAACAAGCTAATGAATATAAATCCCTAGCTGAACACGTAAAGTCACTAGTGGTTGATAAATGTTGGTTTAATACCCCAAGATCAGTATACATTATCTCATCATTGTTAATTTTAACTACTTGGCCATTACCTAATCATCAACATACTAAAATAGCTGATAATTTAAGTGTTAAATTCATCAGTTTAATGAAGTCATTGTCATATCAATTTGGATTACATAAGTTGGAATTTATAAATGAATTCAGTCACAAgaccaaaatcaatctaTCACAGGAAGTTAACTTGAACAATCGTATAAGAGAACGAATTTAtaaatttgtcaatatcaattCCAACTATTGGTTAATTAATTTAGGGTTATCGAATAATAACTATAATGGGTTCAATCAAGATTATATTTTAAACAAGGCTTCCAATATCGATATTCatgattcatcaattgcttcatCCTCAATTAACGATCATTATATCAAttgtcttttgaaaatttccaTGATTcaactgaaattgaatgaaaatatGAATGCATTAATTGGTGACTCTTTGGAATTTGGTGAAGATCAtatgacgatgaagatgctCCCTAATCAACTTAACACgacaaaattgattaattttaacatgtttgaaattataattgatgatttgaaaaagacaTTGTCAATGGTGGATCAAGAGGAAAACAGTGATAATAATAATGACAATGATTCTTTTTGTGGTGATTTATCAAACTTGATTCAAATGTCCATTGCTTATTCTAAATtacaattgtttgtttacTCCCTATCGAAATCAGATATTCCATTACAAGAATATAGAGTCTACATAAAGAAATTAGTATCTTGCTGTATGGAAATTATGCAATTGAGtcaatcacaacaaacaaattatTTGGATTTACCAATTTATTTTAAATTTCCCATTGAATTAACTTTACTAACGCTATTAcgcattttcaaatcaccaataTTGCacatcattgatgaatacAATGAAATAAAAACATGTTTTAATAAAGTTTATGAAACTGTGTTCAAGTTTaaaaattggcaatttATGACTACTAAATTATATCGATTGATTGAAAtgtttgataaattatCAAGAGAATTCGTCATTTCACAACTGGTTAACGAAGAGacaaaaaatgaaaacgATGCAGTTGTAACCACGggtgatttctttttaatcacaaagatgaaaaattatcTTGTTTCTAGTTTACAATATGAAATGATTTGGTTAATCTATCAACATGAACATGTACAAAAGGGCAATGAAGATACACTGGCTCAGCAGTTGAGTTTACAACAATGGAACTCGATTGGTGTTTATgataatcaattgatagagtatttgaaaactaATGAATCGATACTAAACCCTTAA
- a CDS encoding Snm1 protein (protein similar to RNase MRP RNA binding protein) → MSSSATPQPPSSKNSKSRFHTTSLDANQLRSRHLYNLIHSTSISTPLNKLYSLQFDKLNSTYGITTKAATPASSLVLNHKICHACGVLLVPGVNVSIRIKYRNNKSKKRENKSKSANDSDSLSSRRLRFKCLSCGDKTYEPLLDGSEKQRNTITVKSSNKDKVTSKTVETPEPSSSNAVELPQSNQSVNSKLDLEETPESEANTIATNTGTATTAESNQPNSKNKLAKQRAKKRKAELNLLSNLKHRKTDQSSKLDSLNLSDFLK, encoded by the coding sequence ATGTCTTCATCTGCAACACCACAGccaccatcatcaaagaATAGCAAATCGAGATTCCACACCACCAGTCTCGATGCCAATCAATTACGTTCACGTCATTTATACAATTTAAttcattcaacatcaatatcaacaccATTGAATAAGCTATATTCgcttcaatttgataaactcaATAGTACATATGGTATTACTACCAAAGCTGCCACTCCAGCATCATCTTTAGTGCTTAATCATAAAATATGCCATGCGTGTGGTGTTTTACTTGTACCGGGAGTTAATGTATCTATACGGATCAAATATAGAAATAATAAAAGCAAGAAAAGggaaaacaaaagcaaaagtgCAAATGATTCTGACTCATTGAGTAGTAGGAGGCTTAGATTTAAATGTTTGAGTTGTGGTGATAAAACCTATGAACCTTTACTTGATGGCAGTGAAAAACAACGAAACACCATCACTGTAAAAAGTAGTAATAAGGACAAAGTCACTAGTAAAACTGTTGAAACCCCAGAACCGTCATCATCTAACGCCGTAGAGCTCCCTCAATCAAACCAATCAGTGAACTCAAAGTTGGACCTAGAGGAAACACCCGAATCTGAAGCAAATACGATAGCCACAAATACAGGAACAGCTACGACTGCGGAGCTGAACCAACCTAATTCCAAGAATAAATTAGCTAAACAACGAGctaaaaagagaaaagcAGAATTAAATTTATTATCCAATTTAAAACATCGTAAAACTGatcaatcatcaaaattggattcacTAAACTTATCAGACTTCCTAAAGTGA